From a single Cupriavidus taiwanensis LMG 19424 genomic region:
- a CDS encoding HlyD family secretion protein, translating into MSNNQQAAGTNTPQQATATPPNGKRKRMLLSLTAAIVVAGIGYGVYWGLYARHFESTDDAYVAGNVVQVTPLVAGTVVSIAADDTQLVTAGQPLIQLDRADTQVALEQAEAQLAQAVREVRTLYVNNGSLAANVALREADVAKARDDLRRRQAIAGSGAVSNEEISHAQAALKGAESALLAAREQLASNKVLTDQTTVEHHPNVQRAAANLRSAYLSFARSSLPAPVTGYVAKRSVQVGQRVAAGAPLMAVVPLDQVWVDANFKEVQITHMRIGQPVTLEADVYGSRVEYHGKVAGFSAGTGSAFSLLPAQNATGNWIKVVQRLPVRIALDPQQLKDHPLRVGLSMTVKVDVRREEGAAMAAAAPAKPMQTDVYDKVAKDADQLIARIIAANNGGRGAGLASASAANAKPANT; encoded by the coding sequence ATGAGCAACAACCAGCAAGCGGCCGGCACCAACACCCCCCAGCAAGCCACGGCCACCCCTCCCAACGGCAAGCGCAAGCGCATGCTGCTGTCGCTGACCGCGGCGATCGTCGTTGCCGGCATCGGCTACGGCGTGTACTGGGGCCTCTATGCCCGCCATTTCGAAAGCACCGACGATGCCTACGTCGCCGGCAATGTGGTCCAGGTCACGCCGCTGGTGGCCGGCACGGTGGTGTCGATCGCAGCCGACGACACGCAACTGGTCACTGCCGGCCAGCCGCTGATCCAGCTCGACCGCGCCGACACGCAGGTGGCGCTCGAACAGGCCGAGGCCCAGCTGGCCCAGGCCGTGCGCGAAGTGCGCACGCTGTACGTCAACAACGGCTCGCTCGCCGCCAACGTGGCGCTGCGCGAAGCCGACGTGGCCAAGGCGCGCGACGACCTGCGCCGGCGCCAGGCCATCGCCGGCTCGGGCGCGGTGTCCAATGAAGAAATCTCGCACGCGCAAGCCGCGCTCAAGGGCGCCGAGTCGGCGCTGCTGGCGGCGCGCGAACAGCTGGCATCGAACAAGGTGCTGACCGACCAGACCACGGTCGAGCACCACCCCAACGTGCAGCGCGCCGCCGCCAACCTGCGCTCGGCCTACCTGTCGTTCGCGCGCTCGTCCCTGCCCGCGCCGGTGACCGGCTACGTCGCCAAGCGCTCGGTGCAGGTGGGCCAGCGCGTGGCCGCCGGCGCGCCGCTGATGGCGGTGGTGCCGCTGGACCAGGTCTGGGTCGACGCCAACTTCAAGGAAGTGCAGATCACGCATATGCGCATCGGCCAGCCCGTGACGCTGGAAGCCGACGTCTACGGCTCCCGGGTCGAATACCACGGCAAGGTTGCCGGCTTCTCGGCCGGCACCGGCTCGGCGTTTTCGCTGCTGCCGGCGCAGAACGCCACCGGCAACTGGATCAAGGTGGTGCAGCGCCTGCCGGTGCGCATCGCGCTGGACCCGCAGCAACTGAAGGACCATCCGCTGCGCGTGGGCCTGTCGATGACGGTCAAGGTCGACGTGCGCCGCGAGGAAGGCGCCGCCATGGCGGCCGCCGCGCCGGCCAAGCCGATGCAGACGGACGTCTATGACAAGGTGGCCAAGGATGCCGACCAGCTGATCGCGCGCATCATTGCCGCCAACAACGGCGGCCGCGGTGCCGGACTGGCCTCGGCCAGCGCCGCCAACGCCAAGCCCGCCAATACCTGA
- a CDS encoding DHA2 family efflux MFS transporter permease subunit — MATSPSAAPAAPGAQPGAGPATPRAMPRQPQPLTGGKLVLGTIALSLATFMNVLDSSIANVSIPAISGDLGVAPNQGTWVITSFAVANAISVPLTGWLTTRFGAVRLFITSILLFVLASWLCGVAPNLETLLAARVLQGAVAGPMIPLSQSLLLSSYPPAKSTMALALWGMTTLVAPIMGPLLGGWISDNMTWPWIFYINVPVGIVTAYATWAIYKDRETPTKMLPIDRIGLALLVIWVGSMQLMLDKGKELDWFHSTEIVVLTLVAIVGFLFFLAWETYEKHPIVDISLFKGRNFSSGVVAISVAYGLFFGNLVILPLWLQTIVGYTATDAGIVMAPVGIFAILLSPVIGRNLPKMDARWVATAAFITFGIVSLMRSGFTTQVDTRTLMVPTLIQGAAMAMFFIPLTSIILSGQPPEKIPAASGLSNFVRITFGGIGASVSTTVWENRSALHHAQLVEQVNPYNPVYHDQLNHLMQMGMSQAQAVGVIERNITQQAAMLGANDIFWISGVLFFVLIGFVWLTRPAKGGGGGSADAMAAH; from the coding sequence ATGGCCACCTCCCCTTCCGCCGCACCGGCCGCGCCCGGCGCGCAGCCGGGCGCCGGCCCGGCAACGCCGCGGGCGATGCCGCGGCAGCCGCAGCCGCTGACCGGCGGCAAGCTGGTGCTCGGCACCATCGCGCTGTCGCTGGCCACCTTCATGAACGTGCTGGACTCGTCGATCGCCAACGTGTCGATCCCGGCGATCTCCGGCGACCTGGGCGTGGCCCCCAACCAGGGCACCTGGGTCATCACCTCGTTCGCGGTGGCCAACGCCATCTCGGTGCCGCTGACCGGCTGGCTGACCACGCGCTTCGGCGCGGTGCGGCTGTTCATCACCTCGATCCTGCTGTTCGTGCTGGCATCGTGGCTGTGCGGCGTCGCGCCCAACCTGGAAACGCTGCTGGCCGCGCGCGTGCTGCAGGGGGCCGTGGCCGGGCCCATGATCCCGCTGTCGCAGTCACTGCTGCTGTCGAGCTATCCGCCCGCGAAGAGCACCATGGCGCTGGCGCTATGGGGCATGACCACGCTGGTCGCACCGATCATGGGCCCGCTGCTGGGCGGCTGGATCTCCGACAACATGACCTGGCCGTGGATCTTCTACATCAACGTGCCGGTGGGCATCGTCACCGCCTACGCCACCTGGGCCATCTACAAGGACCGCGAGACGCCCACCAAGATGCTGCCGATCGACCGCATCGGCCTGGCGTTGCTGGTGATCTGGGTGGGCTCGATGCAGCTGATGCTGGACAAGGGCAAGGAACTGGACTGGTTCCACTCGACCGAGATCGTGGTGCTGACGCTGGTCGCGATCGTCGGCTTCCTGTTCTTCCTGGCATGGGAAACCTATGAGAAGCATCCTATTGTCGATATCAGCCTGTTCAAGGGCCGCAACTTCAGTTCCGGCGTGGTGGCGATCTCGGTGGCCTACGGGCTGTTCTTCGGCAACCTGGTGATCCTGCCGCTGTGGCTGCAGACCATCGTCGGCTATACCGCGACCGACGCGGGCATCGTGATGGCGCCGGTCGGCATCTTTGCGATCCTGCTGTCGCCGGTGATCGGCCGCAACCTGCCGAAGATGGATGCGCGCTGGGTGGCAACCGCCGCCTTCATCACCTTCGGCATCGTCAGCCTGATGCGTTCGGGCTTTACCACGCAGGTCGATACCCGGACGCTGATGGTGCCCACGCTGATCCAGGGCGCGGCCATGGCGATGTTCTTCATCCCGCTGACTTCGATCATCCTGTCGGGGCAGCCGCCGGAGAAGATCCCTGCCGCATCGGGCCTGTCGAATTTCGTGCGGATCACCTTCGGCGGCATCGGCGCGTCGGTCTCGACCACCGTCTGGGAAAACCGCTCGGCGCTGCACCACGCGCAACTGGTCGAGCAGGTCAACCCGTACAACCCGGTCTACCACGACCAGCTCAACCACCTGATGCAGATGGGCATGAGCCAGGCGCAAGCGGTCGGCGTGATCGAGCGCAATATCACCCAGCAGGCCGCCATGCTCGGCGCCAACGATATCTTCTGGATCTCTGGCGTGCTGTTCTTCGTGCTGATCGGCTTTGTCTGGCTGACGCGGCCGGCAAAGGGCGGCGGTGGCGGCTCGGCGGACGCAATGGCGGCGCATTGA
- a CDS encoding IclR family transcriptional regulator, with translation MSILEGVESVLDLFGHARHEITFNDVLDELGLAKSSASRLLAQMVRYRLLELQPTTRRYRPGALVIRAAQAATQAHPFDDQCREILAALSDSTGFTAYLSMLDGTDTVVLQRLNGSNPVQVLSPPGARRPAFTTAMGRVLLSRLPDPDFNARYGASGARKLPDAPAGCPATVAELRERVAMARAERSAIAVNEGMPGIGAVATTLADPLSGDVRGLCLSFTAMQVSQAQARALREALVQAVAPVGQRLGDPLWLPSGDTAAK, from the coding sequence GTGAGCATTCTTGAAGGCGTGGAGAGCGTGCTGGACCTGTTCGGGCACGCCCGCCACGAGATCACGTTCAACGATGTGCTGGATGAGCTGGGCCTGGCCAAGAGCTCGGCGTCGCGCCTGCTCGCCCAGATGGTGCGCTACCGGCTGCTGGAGCTGCAGCCCACCACGCGACGCTATCGCCCCGGCGCCCTGGTGATCCGCGCGGCGCAGGCGGCCACGCAGGCGCACCCCTTTGACGACCAGTGCCGCGAGATCCTTGCCGCGTTGTCGGACTCCACCGGCTTCACGGCCTACCTGTCGATGCTCGACGGCACCGACACCGTGGTGCTGCAGCGCCTGAACGGCAGCAACCCGGTGCAGGTGCTGTCGCCGCCCGGCGCCCGCCGCCCTGCCTTTACCACCGCGATGGGCCGCGTGCTGCTGTCGCGCCTGCCTGACCCCGACTTCAACGCGCGCTACGGCGCCAGCGGCGCCCGCAAGCTGCCCGACGCGCCCGCCGGATGTCCCGCCACCGTTGCCGAGCTGCGCGAGCGCGTCGCCATGGCTCGCGCCGAGCGCAGCGCCATCGCCGTCAACGAAGGCATGCCTGGCATCGGCGCTGTTGCCACCACGCTGGCGGACCCGCTCTCGGGCGACGTGCGCGGACTGTGCCTGTCCTTCACCGCGATGCAGGTCAGCCAGGCCCAGGCACGCGCGCTGCGCGAAGCGCTGGTGCAGGCGGTGGCGCCGGTCGGGCAGCGCCTGGGCGATCCGCTCTGGCTCCCTTCCGGCGACACCGCCGCCAAATAG
- the pepE gene encoding dipeptidase PepE, whose protein sequence is MELLLLSNSSSDAGYLVHAHDAIRELAGGRTRACFLPFAGVTRDWDTYEALVRDALAPAGIAAHSPHRLSDTDCLRAVAAAELVVIGGGNTFRLLQCLRERGLLPVIARQVAAGAARYIGWSAGTNVACPTIRTTNDMPVADPGGLDALGLVPFQINPHYFNLVVPGFRGETRDQRLAEFTVLAPNTPVLGLPEGNWVRVSGDRMEMGGMHSARWFLGPQILDIAPGALSVPAPGAL, encoded by the coding sequence ATGGAACTCCTGTTACTCAGCAACTCCTCCAGCGACGCGGGCTACCTCGTCCACGCCCACGACGCGATTCGCGAACTGGCCGGCGGGCGCACCCGTGCCTGCTTCCTGCCTTTCGCCGGCGTCACGCGCGACTGGGACACCTATGAAGCGCTGGTGCGCGACGCGCTGGCTCCGGCCGGCATCGCAGCGCACTCGCCGCACCGGCTCTCCGATACCGACTGCCTGCGCGCGGTGGCAGCGGCTGAACTGGTCGTCATCGGCGGCGGCAACACCTTCCGGCTGCTGCAATGCCTGCGCGAACGCGGGCTGCTGCCGGTGATTGCACGCCAGGTGGCCGCGGGCGCGGCGCGCTATATCGGCTGGAGCGCCGGCACCAATGTCGCCTGCCCCACTATCCGCACCACCAACGACATGCCGGTCGCCGATCCCGGCGGCCTCGACGCGCTCGGGCTGGTGCCGTTCCAGATCAACCCGCACTACTTCAACCTGGTGGTGCCGGGCTTCCGCGGCGAAACGCGCGACCAGCGGCTCGCCGAGTTCACGGTGCTGGCGCCGAACACGCCGGTGCTGGGCTTGCCCGAAGGCAACTGGGTGCGCGTCTCGGGCGATCGCATGGAGATGGGCGGCATGCACTCCGCACGCTGGTTCCTGGGCCCGCAGATCCTGGACATCGCGCCCGGCGCCTTGTCCGTGCCGGCCCCTGGCGCCCTCTGA
- a CDS encoding DUF1177 domain-containing protein gives MSIKQVIESIELLSAANVDGETVAALLRARGIRDVTVTRVEENGLYTDFLACTLPGRHPDAPALGVVGRLGGVGARPAVTGLVSDADGAIVAVATALKLADMAATGDVLAGPVRIHTHICPHAATRPHQPVPMMKSPFAMRKMMAHEVHPGMAAILSVDTTRGNRFVNRRGVALTPVAKEGWLLRLPERMLDLMGWVSGELPTVLPLTTQDITPYENGLWHVNSIMQPAIVTAAPVVGVALTAQTTVPGCATGVTNAFDIDVATRFCIEVAKQFGQGQCAFYDAEEWAELQRRYGSLAHLQTVGAEA, from the coding sequence ATGTCCATCAAGCAGGTGATTGAATCGATCGAGCTGCTTTCCGCAGCCAACGTCGACGGCGAGACCGTTGCCGCGCTGCTGCGCGCACGCGGCATCCGCGACGTCACGGTGACACGCGTGGAAGAGAACGGCCTTTACACCGACTTCCTCGCCTGCACCCTGCCCGGCCGCCATCCCGACGCGCCCGCGCTGGGCGTGGTCGGCCGACTGGGCGGCGTGGGTGCGCGCCCGGCCGTGACCGGCCTGGTGTCCGATGCCGACGGCGCCATCGTGGCCGTGGCCACCGCGCTGAAGCTGGCCGACATGGCCGCCACCGGCGATGTGCTGGCCGGCCCGGTGCGCATCCATACCCACATCTGCCCGCACGCCGCGACGCGGCCGCACCAGCCGGTGCCGATGATGAAATCGCCCTTTGCGATGCGCAAGATGATGGCGCATGAAGTGCATCCCGGCATGGCGGCGATCCTGTCGGTCGACACCACACGCGGCAACCGCTTCGTCAACCGCCGCGGCGTGGCGCTGACACCGGTGGCCAAGGAAGGCTGGCTGCTGCGCCTGCCGGAGCGGATGCTGGACCTGATGGGCTGGGTCAGCGGCGAACTGCCGACCGTGTTGCCGCTGACCACGCAGGACATCACGCCGTATGAGAACGGCCTGTGGCATGTCAATTCGATCATGCAGCCGGCCATCGTCACCGCGGCCCCGGTCGTAGGCGTGGCGCTGACCGCGCAAACCACCGTGCCAGGATGCGCCACCGGGGTCACCAACGCCTTCGATATCGATGTGGCGACGCGCTTCTGCATCGAGGTCGCCAAGCAGTTCGGCCAGGGCCAGTGCGCCTTCTACGATGCCGAGGAATGGGCCGAGCTGCAGCGGCGCTACGGCTCGCTCGCACATCTGCAGACCGTCGGGGCCGAAGCATGA
- a CDS encoding AroM family protein has translation MTTAAPRPPRVAFVTIGQSPRTDVVPQMMADLGLPADVEEFGILDALSPAEIAALAPAAGEYRFASRLRDGTQAVMGKPVAEAMLARLMASLDDGRFDALVPLCTGTALPPMQTLVLEPQQVVDHLTVALAQGCKRLGIVLPLAAQMSGFHLIRPVPCELRVTHASPYTDTAESDTGRFAQAGAALRGCDLVVMHCMGYTEAMRAMVARHAGAPVLLSNRMVARLLGQVLAGAAA, from the coding sequence ATGACAACGGCTGCTCCGCGCCCGCCGCGCGTGGCCTTCGTCACCATCGGACAGTCGCCGCGGACCGACGTGGTGCCGCAGATGATGGCCGACCTGGGCCTGCCGGCCGATGTCGAAGAATTCGGCATCCTGGATGCGCTGAGTCCGGCAGAGATCGCCGCGCTGGCACCCGCTGCCGGCGAATACCGGTTCGCCAGCCGGCTGCGCGATGGCACGCAGGCGGTGATGGGCAAGCCGGTGGCCGAGGCCATGCTGGCCCGGCTGATGGCGTCGCTGGACGACGGCCGCTTCGACGCGCTGGTGCCGCTGTGCACCGGCACCGCGCTGCCACCGATGCAGACGCTGGTGCTGGAACCGCAGCAGGTGGTCGACCACCTGACCGTGGCGCTGGCGCAGGGCTGCAAGCGGCTCGGCATCGTGCTGCCGCTGGCGGCGCAAATGAGCGGCTTTCACCTGATCCGGCCGGTGCCCTGCGAACTGCGCGTCACGCATGCGTCCCCCTATACCGATACCGCCGAGAGCGATACCGGCCGCTTTGCGCAGGCGGGCGCGGCGCTGCGCGGCTGCGACCTGGTGGTGATGCACTGCATGGGCTACACCGAAGCCATGCGGGCCATGGTGGCGCGCCATGCGGGCGCCCCGGTGCTGCTGTCGAACCGCATGGTGGCACGGCTGCTGGGACAGGTACTGGCTGGCGCGGCGGCTTGA
- a CDS encoding Bug family tripartite tricarboxylate transporter substrate binding protein: MEKVGKWRKPLASGMMWLGLGAAVVPAAQAQEWKPVKPVRLLVGFAPGGSADLLARLVQAPLSESLGVPVVVENVPGAGGNIAADKLAKAPADGYTIGMGAAGAMAVTHVLNPKGTPYKADDFTPIAMLATQPNVVIVNPALPVKTMADFTAYVKKTPQVTYGTAGVGTSNHLIAETMLHRLGIDMVHAPYKGATPVITDLMGGHIAMTVDNITTAAALAKSGKVKALAVTGSKRSPLLPEVPTLAESGLKDFNMPTWQGIFGPKDLPKAIVARYNQALVKALANPEVKKKMAEFGSEPVGDTPEHFAGFLVQDRKMWADVIKTAKVTLE; the protein is encoded by the coding sequence ATGGAAAAGGTAGGAAAGTGGAGAAAGCCGCTAGCAAGCGGCATGATGTGGCTCGGCCTGGGCGCGGCGGTGGTCCCGGCCGCGCAGGCGCAGGAATGGAAGCCGGTCAAGCCGGTGCGCCTGCTGGTGGGCTTTGCGCCCGGCGGCTCGGCCGACCTGCTGGCGCGGCTGGTGCAGGCGCCGCTGTCGGAAAGCCTGGGCGTGCCGGTGGTGGTGGAAAACGTGCCCGGCGCGGGCGGCAATATCGCCGCGGACAAGCTGGCCAAGGCACCGGCCGACGGCTACACCATCGGCATGGGCGCCGCGGGTGCAATGGCGGTGACACACGTGCTCAATCCCAAGGGCACCCCATACAAGGCGGATGATTTCACCCCCATCGCCATGCTGGCGACGCAGCCCAATGTCGTTATCGTCAACCCGGCCCTGCCGGTCAAGACCATGGCCGACTTCACCGCGTACGTCAAAAAGACGCCGCAAGTCACCTATGGCACCGCGGGCGTCGGCACCTCGAACCACCTGATCGCCGAGACCATGCTGCACCGCCTCGGCATCGACATGGTCCATGCGCCCTACAAGGGGGCAACGCCGGTGATCACCGACCTGATGGGCGGCCATATCGCCATGACGGTCGATAACATCACCACCGCGGCGGCGCTCGCCAAAAGCGGCAAGGTCAAGGCGCTGGCAGTCACGGGCAGCAAGCGTTCGCCGTTGCTGCCGGAGGTGCCGACGCTGGCCGAGAGCGGCCTGAAGGACTTCAACATGCCGACCTGGCAAGGCATCTTCGGGCCGAAGGACCTGCCGAAGGCGATCGTGGCCCGCTACAACCAGGCCCTGGTCAAGGCGCTGGCGAATCCGGAAGTCAAAAAGAAGATGGCCGAGTTCGGCTCCGAGCCGGTGGGCGATACGCCCGAGCACTTTGCCGGCTTCCTTGTCCAGGATCGCAAGATGTGGGCCGACGTGATCAAGACCGCCAAGGTCACATTGGAGTAA
- the truB gene encoding tRNA pseudouridine(55) synthase TruB produces MTDSNANRPPRLPRREVHGVLLLDKPLGLSSNDALVRAKRLLRAAKAGHTGTLDPLATGLLPLCFGEATKFSQDLLEADKTYDAEVRLGARSSTGDAEGELLDVRAVTCDRAAVEQALEGFIGEIEQVPPMHSALKKDGRPLYEYARAGQTVERAARRVTIRSIALLECALPGAPSFTMRVTCSKGTYIRTLAEDIGEALGCGAHLTGLRRIAVGDLTLDGAVTLAQIEAQDDAQRPAMLAPVDALLQKCVPVQLDAAAAGRFLQGQRIAQRDLPVGTALAENSLARVYAGEPSRLLGVARMREGALRPERLVKL; encoded by the coding sequence ATGACCGATTCCAACGCCAACCGTCCGCCGCGCCTGCCGCGCCGCGAGGTCCATGGTGTGCTGCTGCTCGACAAGCCGCTGGGGCTGTCGTCCAACGACGCGCTGGTGCGGGCCAAGCGCCTGTTGCGCGCGGCCAAGGCCGGCCATACCGGCACGCTGGATCCGCTGGCCACCGGACTACTGCCGCTGTGCTTCGGCGAAGCCACCAAGTTTTCGCAGGACCTGCTGGAAGCGGACAAGACCTATGACGCCGAAGTGCGGCTGGGCGCGCGCTCCAGCACCGGCGATGCCGAAGGTGAACTGCTCGACGTGCGCGCGGTTACCTGTGACCGCGCGGCGGTGGAGCAGGCGCTGGAAGGATTTATCGGCGAGATCGAGCAGGTGCCGCCGATGCACTCGGCGTTGAAGAAGGACGGCCGTCCGCTGTACGAATACGCACGCGCCGGCCAGACCGTGGAGCGTGCGGCGCGCCGTGTCACGATCCGTTCGATTGCATTGCTGGAGTGCGCCTTGCCGGGGGCCCCGTCGTTCACGATGCGGGTGACGTGCAGCAAGGGCACCTATATCCGCACGCTGGCCGAGGACATCGGCGAAGCACTGGGTTGCGGCGCCCACCTGACCGGGCTGCGCCGCATTGCCGTGGGCGACCTGACGCTCGACGGCGCGGTGACGCTGGCACAGATCGAAGCACAGGACGATGCGCAGCGCCCGGCCATGCTGGCGCCGGTCGACGCCCTGCTGCAGAAATGCGTGCCGGTGCAGCTGGATGCGGCGGCGGCGGGGCGCTTCCTGCAAGGGCAGCGCATTGCCCAGCGCGATCTGCCGGTCGGCACCGCGCTGGCCGAGAACAGCCTGGCGCGGGTCTATGCCGGCGAGCCTTCGCGCTTGCTCGGCGTGGCACGCATGCGCGAGGGCGCGTTGCGGCCGGAGCGGCTGGTCAAGCTGTGA
- the rbfA gene encoding 30S ribosome-binding factor RbfA translates to MAKKGNISSRNLRISDQIQKDLAEMIQRELRDPRLGLVTLQSVTLTPDYAHAKVYFTVLGADAAETEAILNEKAGYLHSLLFKRLHIHTVPTLHFHHDTSVEHAIEMSRLINEANATRSKDED, encoded by the coding sequence ATGGCCAAGAAAGGCAATATCTCCTCCCGCAATCTCCGCATTTCCGACCAGATCCAGAAGGACCTGGCCGAGATGATCCAGCGCGAACTGCGCGACCCGCGCCTCGGCCTGGTCACGCTGCAGTCCGTCACGCTGACGCCCGATTACGCGCACGCCAAGGTGTACTTCACCGTGCTGGGCGCCGACGCGGCCGAGACCGAAGCCATCCTGAACGAGAAGGCCGGCTACCTGCATTCGCTGCTGTTCAAGCGCCTGCACATCCATACCGTGCCGACGCTGCATTTCCATCACGATACCTCGGTCGAACACGCGATCGAGATGTCCAGGCTGATCAACGAAGCGAACGCCACGCGTTCGAAAGACGAAGACTGA